A stretch of DNA from Candidatus Bathyarchaeia archaeon:
GCTTACAGCCTCAGCTATCTCGCTTTCCGATAGGGATTCGCCTCTGTATCCCTTAACTCTCCATGCTGGCTTAGCGAGGCTTCCTATCTCCTGCGTTTGGAAAAGCTTATTCATGAATGCCCAACTCCGCTTTTAGGTGTTTGGCTATGCGACTAACAACCCGTATTTTTTCCTGTGCTCTCTCCCAAGGTAGAAACTCCAAATCACAGTTTGGACAGATAAAGATGTCATAAATCTTTGACGGGTAAATGGATTCGGTAAGCTCTTCAGCCACTTTGAAAAGCTCATTCTCATCCTCTATTAGAGAGCTGCGGGCGTCCACAAGTCCTAAGGCAACACCCTTAGTGAAGTCATGTTCTTTCAGCTTTTCTAGACTAGTTTCGTATAGGTCTACTCCCAAGTCGTCAACAGGGAAGTCTAGGGCTTCTGGCAGAATTTGTGAAAAGTCTCCGAAAAAGGTTTGAAGACAAGTTCTCACATTCGCGCTCCTAACAGCGATTTTTAGGGCTTCTTTGACATCGGCAAGCGTATCCTTAGAAATTGGTTCATTTAATGGGTTATAGACGAGTGCTGGTTCGCTTAGCTGAACATACTTAAAACCCTTTTTTGTTAAGCTTTCAATTTCGGCTTTTAGAACATCCGCATAGCTGAACATCAGCTCCCTTTCACTTTTGTAAAACTTGTTTTCCGACAGTCTTGCCAAAGTGTAAGGTGCCGGCAATATGGCTTTCCATGGAGTACCTCTTGGCAAGTATTCCATATAGGCTAGCTCTGCGACCACAGCTTTCTTACGCTGAATTTCGCCTTGAACAATAGGCTTCCTATAAAAGGTGTTATTATTAAACCACCTTGCGAGGGCTCCAACCTTTATGCCCTCAAGATTTTCGGTGAAGGGTCTCAGCAGATCCTGCCATTTAAGCATTCCGTCCGTGACATAACTTAGCCTAGCGGATGCTTGTGCCTCTATAACTTTTATTGTTGCTTTTTGGAAGGCTTTTTCCAGCTCATCTTCGCTTATTTTCTGCCTTTCATAGGCTCTTGTAGCCTCAATCAGCTCCTTTGGTCTTGGCATTATGCCTGTCACGTAGCAGCCAATCATTTTATTTTTATCCTTCTTTTATTGGCTTTTGTGGTTATCTCTTTCGTTCACCGTAATAAAAATTTTAATAATAGAGCAAGATTATGCATATGGAAAAGTCATGGGTAAAAAACTGCTACTGCACGATAATGGCAAAACGCAAATGGTTAAGGAGATTAAGGTTTTCGACGACCCGCAGAAGCTTAAACTCATTTTGAATAGGCTTAGCTGGAAAATTTTAGTCATGCTTTCTGAGAGGGCGATGTATCCCCTTGAAATTGCAAAGGAGCTTGGAATCCACGAGCAAAAGGTTTACTATCATATAAGGAAGCTGGTTAAAGCTGGAGCTATAACAGTTGCGAGGCAGGAGGAGAAGAAGGGAGCCATAGCTAAATATTACACGGCAGCCTCCACAGCCTTCGGAATAGAGCTGCCAAAAGGATACAAAACCATGGAAAAACCTCCATTTGCCATTATTGGCGAACAAGTCCGAAGATTTTTCAGCGAGTTTATCCGCAAAGATGGATGTTTTGATGGTAAAATTGTTGTGGGCAGCCCAACGCCTCACGGACCCTTCAAAACAAGTGCTCGGGATGGTCATTATGCCTCCCATCTGGCTTTCTTTCTTGGACAATTTACTCGGATGCCTGGGGATTTTGCTGTGAAACTCGACGTGGATGTTAAGGCTGAAAAGGAAGAAAAAAACAATCTGATCCTTGTGGGTGGTCCCGGAACGAACCTTTTGACACAGGAATTGAATGAGTATCTGCCCTTAAAGTTTAACATGCAGCCATCAGAGCAGGGTTTCTTGTTTGGTGGTTTGGTTTCAGTCAAGACTGGAAGGGTTTATACGGCCGATGCTGTTGGGCTTGTAGCGAAGATTGTTAATCCATGGGATAAGGGCAAGCGGGTTGTGGTTTTGGCTGGGAACAAGGCTGTTGGCACTAAAGCTTGTGTTTTAGCGCTGACGAACTTCCATGATAAGACGTTGGGGAATTATAGAGGCGAGGATACCTTTGCCAAAGTGATTCAAGGCTTTGATTTAGACGGTGATGGTAAAGTGGACTCAATAGAGGTTTTGGAGTAATGCC
This window harbors:
- a CDS encoding helix-turn-helix domain-containing protein, translating into MGKKLLLHDNGKTQMVKEIKVFDDPQKLKLILNRLSWKILVMLSERAMYPLEIAKELGIHEQKVYYHIRKLVKAGAITVARQEEKKGAIAKYYTAASTAFGIELPKGYKTMEKPPFAIIGEQVRRFFSEFIRKDGCFDGKIVVGSPTPHGPFKTSARDGHYASHLAFFLGQFTRMPGDFAVKLDVDVKAEKEEKNNLILVGGPGTNLLTQELNEYLPLKFNMQPSEQGFLFGGLVSVKTGRVYTADAVGLVAKIVNPWDKGKRVVVLAGNKAVGTKACVLALTNFHDKTLGNYRGEDTFAKVIQGFDLDGDGKVDSIEVLE